The proteins below come from a single Salvelinus fontinalis isolate EN_2023a chromosome 1, ASM2944872v1, whole genome shotgun sequence genomic window:
- the LOC129813146 gene encoding uncharacterized protein LOC129813146, with protein MTVFAEIPPMTVFVKIPPMTVFVEKPPVTLFVEIPPMTVFVENPPVTLFVEIPPMTVFVEKPPMTVFAEIPPMTVFVKIPPMTVFVEKPPVTLFVEIPPMTVFVEIPPMTLIVEIPPMTVFVEIPPMTVFVEIPPMTVFVEILPMTVFVEILPMTVFIEIPPMTVFVEKPPMTVFVEKPPMTVFVEIPPMTVFVEIPPMTLIVEIPPMTVFIEIPPVSLIVEIPPMTVFVEIPPMTVFVEILTMTVFVEMPPMTIFVEIPPMTVFVEIPPMTVFVEIPPMTVFVEIPPMTVLGIDRDMVVELVPLKGVAFTKGPISRLKASACFSRTKRVGSHKRPSLDKIVLFVHFEMLYPVYCTPS; from the coding sequence atgactgtatttgcagagataccacccatgactgtatttgtaaagataccacccatgactgtatttgtagaGAAACCACCCGTGACTTTATTTGTAGagataccacccatgactgtatttgtagaGAATCCACCCGTGACTTTATTTGTAGagataccacccatgactgtatttgtagagaaaccacccatgactgtatttgcagagataccacccatgactgtatttgtaaagataccacccatgactgtatttgtagaGAAACCACCCGTGACTTTATTTGTAGagataccacccatgactgtatttgtagaGATACCACCCATGACCTTAATTGTAGagataccacccatgactgtatttgtagagataccacccatgactgtatttgtagagataccacccatgactgtatttgtagaGATActacccatgactgtatttgtagaGATACTACCCATGACTGTATTTATAGagataccacccatgactgtatttgtagaGAAACcgcccatgactgtatttgtagagaaaccacccatgactgtatttgtagagataccacccatgactgtatttgtagaGATACCACCCATGACCTTAATTGTAGagataccacccatgactgtatttatAGAGATACCACCCGTGTCCTTAATTGTAGagataccacccatgactgtatttgtagagataccacccatgactgtatttgtagaGATACTaaccatgactgtatttgtagaGATGCCACCCATGACTATATTTGTAGagataccacccatgactgtatttgtagagataccacccatgactgtatttgtagagataccacccatgactgtatttgtagagataccacccatgactgtattaggtattgacagagacatggttgttgaattAGTTCCTTTAAAAGGCGTGGCTTTCACCAAAGGCCCGATATCCCGACTTAAAGCATCAGCGTGCTTCAGCCGAACCAAAAGAGTGGGCTCGCataaaagaccttcgcttgataaaatagtactgtttgtccattttgagatgctGTACCCAGTATACTGTACACCATCTTAG